The genome window GCCCGTCGCGCTGGTGTCGTGCGGGTCGGCCTCGTCCATGACGCGCACCTCCACGTCATAGCGCTGGAGCAGGTCGCCCCGGGCCGTCTCCCCGTCGTTGGGGCCCCGGTAGCCCTTCACCACCAGCGTCCACCTGCCCGTGTCCTTCACCTTGCGGGCCGTGGCCAGCTCGCCGCCGCGCACCTGGGGCGGCACCTGGCCCTCGTCCTCCTTCTCGTTGAAGTTGGGCCGGCGCAGCTCGTACGCCAGGCGCCAGTTGGGCACGAAGTCCTGGTTGGGCGCGGTGACGCGCACGTAGGCCACCTTCCCCGCCGTCAGGTCGAAGCTGAAGTGGTCCACGTCGTTGTCCGTGGCGAGGAAGCCCGACGCGGTGCCCACCTGCACGCCGGCCTGCGCGGCCAGCGCAATCGGCGTGGCCGTCTCCTTCGTGTCGTTGGGCTCCTGCGTGTCCGGGTTCTCGGCAATCTTGACGGTCAGCCGGTACGGGCTGCGCGCGTCGAAGTTGGGGCGCGTGGGCACGTCCGGCGAGTCCTGCACCAGCACCAGCAGCGTCTTGCCCCCCAGGTCGTCGCGCAGGGGAACCACCATGTCCACCGGCTTGGGCGCGCCCTGGCCGTGCTTGTCCTCCTTCTTCGCCAGCGCCGTCTCGCCCCCGGTGACCGCCGGCCCCAGCACGGTGATGGACAGGTTCACCGCGGTGCTGGACGCCAGGTAGGCGCCGTTGACGTTGAGCAGCGTGCGGGCGCTGGTGTTGGCGGGCAGGACGATGCGGTACCAGTCCCGGTCATTCGCCTTCTCCTCGCCCACCTGCACCAGGAAGCGCTCCAGCGGCTCGCCCGGCTTGAGCTCGCACTCGGCCAGCGTCAGCCCCTCCTCGCGCGTGTTGCAGAGGTCCACCACGGTGGGGCCGCCCGCGTCCGGCGTCTCGTCGTCGCCTCCGGACGAGCAGGCGGCGAGGGCGAGGAGCGCGAGCGGCAGCAGTCGGACGTAGGTGGGCATGGCGTCGGTTCTCAAGGCGTCTGGGGCGGCGCGTCCGTGCGACCGGGGCAGCCGTCGATGAACTGCTCGGGCTCCACGCGGATGACGCCGTCCGCGGGGGACTTGATGCCGCCCACCGGGTAGCGGACGGTGTCCACGCGGAAGCTGCGCACCAGCGTGCGCGCGGTGGGGTCGTCCGCGGGCACCATGGCCACGGACAGGGACAGGTCATTGAAGCCCGCTCCGCGCTGCACCACCCCCGCGTCGTCCGCGTCCGCCTGGGTGGGCGCCAGCAGGATGTTGTCCACGCGGAAGGTGTAGCACTGGCGGCCCAGCGGGTCCGGGGAGCCCTCCGCCTCGAAGGAGTAGCGGTAGCCGTCCACCGACAGGTTGGCGGTGTCCACCTCGAGCGGGCGGGTGTGCAGGCGCAGCTCCTGGCGGCTCGTCAGCCCGTCGCTGTCCGGGTCCTCGTCCAAGTCGTTGCTGGAGCCCTGCGTGCCGCCGCGCCACTCCATGCCGTCCGGCACGCCATCGCGGTCGCTGTCCGCCAGGTTGGCGTTGGTGCCCACGAACTGCTCGTCGCAGTCCAGCAGCCGGTCGCAGTCCGCGTCCTCGGCGCGCAGCGCCGGGGGGCAGCCCTTGTCCAGGCCGCCGCCGTCCGGCAGCGCAATCTGCGTGGGGTTGAAGTCCACGCCGCGGTCGCGGAAGTACACCTCCACGCCGTCGCTGAAGCCGTCCCCGTCCGTGTCCACGCGGTTGGGGTCCGTGCCCACCTCCGCCTCGCGCGCGTCCGACAGCCCGTCGCCGTCCGTGTCCGCCTCGTCCACCGGGCTGCCCGGCGGCGCGGAGAAGTTGGTGGCCACGACTTCCTTCACGATGAAGGTGCGGCGCACCTGGCCGAAGGTGAAGTCCAGGAAGTTGATGGGCTCGTTGTTGCGAAAGTCGCGGAAGTTGCCGCCGCCCAGCGCGGCCATCTGCTCCAGCCGGTCCGCGTTCTGGTTGATGAGCAGCAGCGGGCAGCCGCCGTCGCTGGCGATGTCACAGCCGCCCACCGGCTGCGTGGGGTTGAAAACGTGCACGGTGTTGACGCGCACGTCCTCCACCAGGTCGCGCAGCTGGCGGATGCGCACCACCGCGTCGCCCTGGATGAGCTCGTCGTCCTGGTCGTTGGTGGGCTTGCCGTCCGACAGGAAGATGACCGAGTAGCGCGCCTGCGCCAGCGCCTGCGCGCCGCCCGGCTCCAGGCGGCTGCGGGCGATGTCCGTGTTGATGAGCGAGTAGATGTCCGACAGCGGCTTGACGAAGTCCGTCGAGTCCCGGTTCGGTGAGTTGTCCGGGTTGCGGAAGGTGAGCAGCTGCTCCGTCATCCGGCGCAGGGTGGCTTCGTCCAGCGTGGACAGCTGCACGAAGCCGTCCTCCGGCGGGTTGCCCGGCACCTGGGTGAGGAAGGCCGTGGTGCTGCCGGCGAAGAGCACCACCGCCAGGTACACCTCGGGGTCCCTCGGCAGGTTCTGGATGAGCTCCACCAGCGCGGTGGCGCGCGCGCCATCCGGGTCGCTCACGCGCATGGACTGCGAGGCGTCCATGGCGACCACCAGCTTGATGGGGCGCACCACCTCGTTGGTGCCCACCGTGCAGAAGCGGCCCTCGAAGGCCATGGCCCGGTCCACGGGCACCTGCTCGTCGCGGCGCGGGTCGTAGAGATAGGAGTCGGTGCAGGCCACCACCGCCACGAGCGCGGCCAGGCCGCCCGCCAGGACTCGTCCGGCGTGG of Pyxidicoccus xibeiensis contains these proteins:
- a CDS encoding VWA domain-containing protein, translated to MSHAGRVLAGGLAALVAVVACTDSYLYDPRRDEQVPVDRAMAFEGRFCTVGTNEVVRPIKLVVAMDASQSMRVSDPDGARATALVELIQNLPRDPEVYLAVVLFAGSTTAFLTQVPGNPPEDGFVQLSTLDEATLRRMTEQLLTFRNPDNSPNRDSTDFVKPLSDIYSLINTDIARSRLEPGGAQALAQARYSVIFLSDGKPTNDQDDELIQGDAVVRIRQLRDLVEDVRVNTVHVFNPTQPVGGCDIASDGGCPLLLINQNADRLEQMAALGGGNFRDFRNNEPINFLDFTFGQVRRTFIVKEVVATNFSAPPGSPVDEADTDGDGLSDAREAEVGTDPNRVDTDGDGFSDGVEVYFRDRGVDFNPTQIALPDGGGLDKGCPPALRAEDADCDRLLDCDEQFVGTNANLADSDRDGVPDGMEWRGGTQGSSNDLDEDPDSDGLTSRQELRLHTRPLEVDTANLSVDGYRYSFEAEGSPDPLGRQCYTFRVDNILLAPTQADADDAGVVQRGAGFNDLSLSVAMVPADDPTARTLVRSFRVDTVRYPVGGIKSPADGVIRVEPEQFIDGCPGRTDAPPQTP